A part of Microbulbifer sp. MI-G genomic DNA contains:
- the fabA gene encoding 3-hydroxyacyl-[acyl-carrier-protein] dehydratase FabA, giving the protein MSNFVQKNNYSREELLTCSQGEMFGPGNAQLPAPNMLMLDRITHISKEGGAFGKGELIAELDISPDLWFFDCHFPGDPVMPGCLGLDAMWQLLGYFLAWKGNPGRGRALGCGEVKFTGQILPTNKKVTYHIQMSRIVERRLVMGIGNGSVSVDGREIYTAKDLRVGLFTRTDNF; this is encoded by the coding sequence ATGAGTAACTTTGTTCAAAAAAACAACTATAGCAGGGAGGAACTCCTGACCTGCTCCCAGGGTGAAATGTTCGGCCCCGGCAATGCCCAACTGCCCGCCCCCAATATGCTGATGCTGGACCGAATCACCCACATTTCCAAAGAGGGCGGCGCCTTCGGCAAGGGAGAATTGATTGCAGAGCTGGACATCTCTCCCGATCTGTGGTTTTTCGACTGTCACTTTCCCGGCGATCCCGTCATGCCCGGCTGCCTCGGCCTGGACGCCATGTGGCAACTGCTCGGTTATTTCCTGGCCTGGAAAGGCAATCCCGGGCGCGGGCGCGCACTCGGCTGCGGCGAAGTCAAGTTTACCGGACAGATTCTGCCCACCAACAAAAAAGTAACTTACCATATCCAGATGAGCCGTATCGTCGAGCGCAGGCTCGTCATGGGAATCGGCAACGGCAGTGTCTCTGTCGACGGACGCGAAATTTACACAGCGAAGGATCTTCGCGTAGGCTTGTTTACCCGCACGGATAATTTTTAA
- a CDS encoding phosphomannomutase, whose translation MRELTCFKAYDVRGRVPEELNVDIAYRVGRAFAQFLGARRVVVGHDIRLTSGELTAALANGLCDAGAEVFHIGECGTEEIYFSTFHGDFDGGICVTASHNPMEYNGMKFVRAGSSPISGDTGLLDIKRLAEENNFPPVTQRGDLQRFEHRAAFVRHLLGYIDRSVLRPLKLVVNAGNGGAGTVVDALAPHLPFEFVRVHHQPDGNFPNGIPNPILPENRAPTAAAVRESGADFGIAWDGDFDRCFFFDEKGAFVEGYYLVGLLAGAFLRKHKGAKVVHDPRLLWNTRDIVYRAGGVPVQSKTGHAFIKERMRREDAVYGGEMSAHHYFRDFAYCDSGMIPWLLVAELVSRSGKPLSELVGEGMKAFPCSGEINTRVQNAAALLKAVEARYGPDAECVEHVDGLSVGYTDWRFNLRMSNTEPVVRLNVESRGDKALMRAKTEELLRLIRA comes from the coding sequence GTGCGCGAACTCACCTGTTTTAAAGCCTATGATGTGCGCGGTCGGGTACCGGAAGAGCTGAACGTCGATATCGCTTACCGGGTGGGGCGAGCCTTTGCCCAGTTCCTGGGCGCGCGCCGGGTAGTAGTTGGGCACGACATACGCCTGACCAGTGGCGAACTGACCGCAGCGCTGGCCAATGGTCTGTGCGATGCCGGGGCAGAGGTGTTTCATATCGGGGAATGTGGAACCGAAGAGATTTACTTCTCCACTTTTCATGGAGACTTTGATGGCGGTATCTGTGTGACCGCCAGTCACAACCCCATGGAATACAATGGAATGAAATTTGTCCGTGCCGGCAGCAGCCCGATCAGTGGTGATACCGGTTTGCTGGATATCAAACGCCTGGCGGAGGAGAACAACTTTCCCCCTGTGACTCAGCGCGGTGATTTACAGCGTTTTGAGCATCGCGCAGCCTTTGTCCGGCATCTGTTAGGGTATATTGATCGCTCTGTCCTCAGGCCGCTCAAGTTGGTGGTCAATGCCGGTAATGGTGGCGCGGGCACAGTGGTTGATGCCTTGGCACCACACCTGCCCTTTGAGTTTGTGCGGGTACACCACCAGCCAGACGGCAATTTCCCCAATGGTATCCCCAACCCGATACTGCCGGAGAATCGTGCACCCACCGCGGCGGCGGTGCGTGAGAGTGGGGCTGACTTTGGTATTGCTTGGGATGGTGATTTCGACCGCTGTTTTTTCTTTGATGAAAAGGGTGCGTTTGTCGAAGGTTACTACCTGGTCGGTTTGCTTGCAGGCGCCTTTCTGCGTAAGCATAAAGGTGCCAAAGTGGTTCACGATCCCCGCCTGCTGTGGAATACCAGGGATATCGTCTACAGGGCGGGCGGTGTACCGGTGCAAAGCAAAACTGGCCACGCTTTTATCAAAGAGCGTATGCGCAGGGAAGACGCGGTTTACGGCGGTGAGATGAGTGCCCATCACTACTTCCGTGACTTCGCCTACTGCGACAGTGGTATGATCCCCTGGCTATTGGTGGCCGAATTGGTCAGCCGCAGTGGCAAGCCCCTGTCGGAACTGGTCGGGGAGGGCATGAAGGCATTTCCCTGCTCCGGCGAGATCAATACCAGGGTGCAGAATGCTGCAGCACTGCTGAAAGCCGTCGAAGCGCGCTATGGCCCCGATGCCGAGTGCGTGGAGCATGTGGATGGCTTGAGTGTGGGCTATACCGATTGGCGTTTTAATCTTCGCATGTCCAATACTGAACCGGTCGTCCGCCTGAATGTGGAATCCCGGGGGGATAAGGCCCTGATGCGCGCGAAGACCGAAGAGTTACTCAGACTGATCCGCGCCTGA
- the galU gene encoding UTP--glucose-1-phosphate uridylyltransferase GalU produces MLKKCLFPVAGYGTRFLPATKAMPKEMLPLVNKPLVQYGVEEAIEAGLTEIGFVTGRGKRAIEDHFDTNFELEHQIAGTGKERYLDSVRKVIDCASFSYTRQGEMRGLGDAILQGRRLVGDEAFAVVLADDLCLNDDLGVLAQMVRLYKQFRCSIVAVEEVPMTQIHKFGVIAGNEIKPGLYQVTDMIEKPAVEEAPSNKAIIGRYILTPDIFDLIRDTPPGKNGEVQITDALLAQARQGCVLAYAFRGRRFDCGSVEGFIEATNHVYENVYLPGQPAQEKQ; encoded by the coding sequence ATGCTCAAAAAATGTCTGTTCCCGGTCGCCGGTTACGGCACCCGTTTCCTGCCTGCCACCAAAGCCATGCCAAAAGAGATGCTGCCTCTGGTGAATAAGCCGCTGGTACAGTACGGCGTCGAGGAAGCCATTGAGGCGGGGCTGACGGAAATTGGCTTTGTCACCGGCCGGGGCAAGCGTGCCATCGAGGATCACTTTGATACCAATTTTGAATTGGAACACCAGATTGCCGGAACCGGCAAAGAGCGCTATCTGGATTCTGTACGCAAGGTCATCGACTGTGCCAGCTTTTCCTATACACGCCAGGGGGAAATGCGGGGTTTGGGCGATGCGATCCTGCAGGGGCGCCGCCTGGTGGGAGATGAGGCCTTTGCCGTAGTGCTGGCAGATGACCTGTGCCTGAACGATGACCTGGGCGTGCTCGCGCAGATGGTGCGGCTCTACAAGCAGTTTCGTTGCAGCATCGTTGCCGTCGAGGAAGTCCCAATGACGCAGATCCATAAATTCGGTGTGATCGCAGGCAACGAGATCAAACCGGGCCTCTACCAGGTAACCGATATGATCGAGAAGCCCGCTGTGGAAGAGGCGCCGAGCAATAAGGCGATTATCGGGCGCTACATTTTAACCCCGGATATTTTTGACCTGATCCGCGATACACCCCCGGGCAAAAATGGGGAAGTTCAGATTACCGATGCCCTGCTGGCCCAGGCGCGTCAGGGTTGCGTGCTGGCTTACGCGTTCAGGGGGCGCCGTTTTGACTGTGGTTCAGTGGAAGGGTTTATCGAGGCCACGAACCATGTGTATGAAAATGTATACCTTCCCGGCCAGCCCGCTCAGGAGAAGCAGTAA